One Gimesia aquarii DNA segment encodes these proteins:
- the gyrA gene encoding DNA gyrase subunit A, with the protein MASDNGEDSNTSENIKYLDIQDEMRDSYLTYAMSVIISRALPDARDGLKPSQRRILVAMNDLNLGSNSSRVKCAKISGDTSGNYHPHGDGSIYPTLVRLGQEWVMRNVLIDKQGNFGSLAGLPPAAMRYTEARLAPVAAEMLDDINRDTVDFVPTYDQRNNEPVVLPAKFPNLLVNGSSGIAVGMATSIPPQNMGEVCDAVTLLIDNPDATVDDILQVMPGPDFPTGGIICGRYGIRKGYATGRSTITLRARTHFETEKQSDVIVVTEIPYMETRDRIREKLETLVRDDRVKGISRIVDLTDRNVPPWKVHLQIILKRDADKEVVLAQLFKFSPLQSTFSIILLALVGNRPETLSVKELLQQFIIHRIDVIRRRTEFLLAEARKRKHTVEGLMIAQIDIDEVIKTIRNSPSRAEAKISLQGMQVDGKLIERALGEEGFKEYQNEQGVHEYYSLSANQAEAIVSMQLGSLANLEREKLSDEHKELLKAISGYLYLLSDEDHIRAVIHDDMLQLKQKYADKRRTDISEEELTDVNRDDLISEEPMVVTLSQRGYIKRTQLNTYQAQNRGGKGVKGAKTDDEDPIQHLFVASTHSYLLFITNRGRVYWQKVYDLPLQGRTAKGRALVNLLTLQEDETVSNCVAVREFDEERFLVMATRNGIIKKSPLSAYSRPQRGGIIAIKLDEEDELVEALIVSPGEDLLLATSDGMSIRFAQSDARSMGRNTRGVKGIKLSKSGHVIGMVIADPNACLLTVCENGFGKRTPFGFISSNSDSEEESTETIEDEIAETEGDLSESDLEDGSDDETETRSGMQYRRQKRGGKGVRDIRTSTRNGQAVDIIPVAEDDEVLMVTSSGKIQRVRGREISQVGRNTQGVRVIKLDDNDKLVSLARIPAEIVYATENGAPANSDSPTEIPQTDENPENDSESNN; encoded by the coding sequence TTGGCTAGCGACAACGGCGAAGACTCAAATACTTCAGAGAACATTAAATACCTGGACATTCAAGATGAGATGCGTGACAGCTATCTCACCTATGCCATGAGTGTGATTATCAGTCGCGCACTGCCTGATGCACGCGATGGCCTGAAACCATCACAGCGTCGTATTCTTGTAGCGATGAACGATTTAAATTTGGGCTCAAATTCATCTCGGGTAAAATGCGCAAAGATTTCTGGTGATACCAGTGGTAACTATCACCCGCACGGTGATGGTTCTATCTACCCAACCCTTGTCCGTCTGGGACAAGAGTGGGTCATGCGAAACGTCTTGATTGATAAACAAGGGAACTTTGGCTCACTCGCAGGTTTGCCTCCTGCTGCGATGCGTTATACAGAAGCCCGACTTGCCCCGGTTGCTGCTGAAATGCTGGATGACATTAATCGTGATACCGTCGATTTTGTTCCCACGTACGACCAACGGAACAATGAACCCGTAGTCCTACCCGCTAAATTTCCCAACTTGCTGGTCAATGGATCCAGCGGAATCGCAGTCGGAATGGCGACAAGTATTCCTCCACAGAATATGGGAGAAGTCTGCGATGCCGTTACTCTATTGATTGATAATCCTGATGCGACGGTCGACGATATTCTGCAAGTTATGCCTGGTCCAGACTTCCCCACTGGTGGCATTATTTGTGGACGTTACGGAATTCGGAAAGGTTATGCCACTGGTCGATCTACAATTACGCTTCGTGCTCGAACACATTTCGAAACGGAAAAACAATCTGATGTGATCGTTGTAACTGAAATTCCCTATATGGAAACGCGTGACAGGATCAGGGAAAAACTCGAAACGTTAGTCCGAGACGACCGAGTCAAGGGGATCTCGCGGATTGTCGACTTGACAGACAGAAATGTCCCTCCCTGGAAAGTTCATCTTCAGATCATTCTTAAGCGGGATGCCGACAAAGAAGTTGTGCTGGCCCAACTCTTTAAGTTTTCCCCTCTTCAAAGCACGTTCAGCATTATTTTGTTGGCACTCGTAGGAAACCGTCCTGAAACGCTGTCCGTCAAAGAACTATTACAACAATTTATCATACACCGGATAGACGTTATTCGGCGTCGCACTGAGTTCTTGCTGGCAGAAGCCCGTAAGCGAAAACATACCGTCGAAGGGTTAATGATTGCCCAAATCGATATCGACGAAGTGATAAAGACCATTCGTAATTCTCCTAGCAGAGCCGAAGCCAAAATCAGCCTACAGGGGATGCAGGTTGATGGTAAACTGATTGAACGAGCTCTCGGTGAGGAAGGGTTTAAAGAATATCAAAATGAACAGGGAGTTCACGAATATTATTCGCTCTCCGCCAATCAGGCCGAAGCAATTGTGTCGATGCAACTAGGTTCTTTGGCAAATCTGGAACGAGAAAAACTAAGTGATGAGCATAAAGAGCTATTGAAAGCGATTTCAGGATATTTGTATCTTCTGTCTGATGAAGATCATATCCGAGCGGTAATTCATGATGACATGCTCCAACTCAAACAGAAGTACGCCGACAAACGTCGGACTGATATTTCTGAAGAAGAATTGACAGACGTCAATCGGGATGACCTGATTTCAGAGGAACCTATGGTTGTAACTCTTTCACAAAGAGGTTACATCAAACGAACTCAATTAAATACCTACCAGGCACAAAATCGAGGCGGAAAAGGAGTCAAAGGCGCCAAAACCGATGATGAGGATCCGATCCAGCATCTTTTTGTTGCCAGCACACATTCCTATCTTTTGTTTATCACAAATCGAGGCCGTGTCTATTGGCAAAAAGTATATGATCTACCACTGCAAGGTCGCACAGCCAAGGGAAGAGCATTGGTGAACTTGCTTACGCTCCAGGAAGATGAAACTGTCTCTAATTGTGTTGCGGTGCGTGAGTTTGATGAAGAACGTTTCCTTGTAATGGCAACTCGAAATGGAATTATCAAAAAATCACCACTTTCCGCCTACAGCCGTCCCCAACGTGGAGGCATCATTGCAATCAAACTCGATGAGGAAGATGAACTCGTTGAAGCCTTAATTGTTTCACCCGGAGAAGATTTGTTACTCGCCACTTCTGACGGGATGTCCATTCGCTTCGCTCAATCTGATGCGCGGAGTATGGGGCGTAACACTCGCGGTGTCAAAGGAATCAAACTCTCGAAATCAGGGCATGTGATTGGGATGGTGATTGCAGATCCTAATGCTTGTCTATTAACAGTTTGTGAAAACGGCTTCGGCAAGCGGACTCCGTTTGGCTTCATTTCCAGCAATTCCGATTCGGAAGAGGAATCGACAGAAACGATTGAAGACGAGATCGCTGAAACGGAAGGAGATCTCTCTGAATCTGATTTAGAAGATGGTTCTGATGATGAAACGGAAACTCGAAGTGGTATGCAATACCGCCGACAAAAACGAGGAGGTAAAGGAGTTCGAGACATTCGTACTTCAACGCGAAATGGACAAGCTGTTGATATTATTCCTGTTGCTGAGGACGATGAAGTACTCATGGTAACCAGTAGCGGAAAAATCCAGCGAGTTCGAGGGCGCGAAATCAGTCAGGTGGGTCGAAATACTCAAGGAGTTCGTGTCATTAAACTTGATGACAATGACAAGCTCGTTTCCTTAGCTCGAATTCCGGCAGAAATCGTTTACGCTACTGAAAATGGTGCACCAGCCAATTCAGACTCACCAACTGAAATTCCTCAGACTGATGAGAACCCCGAAAATGATTCTGAATCTAACAATTGA
- a CDS encoding serine/threonine protein kinase, producing MNQSESKEDLPLAEDQQPVEVGGREIESGDVDSHNKTLKQSSEERSHAANLSKDGRSLPAKIPGYIIIRSLGEGSYGSVWLAQEENTGKYVAIKFYTYRRGLDWSLLNREVEKLAELYTSRHIISLQGVGWNSDPPYYMMEYLENGSLLSFLDSGPLPVSEAVRIAKTVLLALVHAHGRGILHCDLKPANVLLDANFEPRLCDFGQSRLSDEQSPSLGTLFYMAPEQADLEAIPDSRWDVYALGALLYQMLCGKAPYRTPENELSIRKLDSLEAKLEAYRDLIRSSPRPAEHRKVSGVDRRLVEIVDRCLETDPKKRFPNAQAVLTNLLQREQHRARRPLIALGVIGPLLLILGLIPVAGAAVSQMENRFRENLTERALRSDSITANLLAQNVARDLQDRQDQLVDLSKRTLLRSLLEDKETPEEKQSYAKLIDYLEQEKALVDEKRSALNREKDTSWFITNDKGKQIWRNPVGPTIGQNFSYRDYFHGHGKEYEKGNAPKSIKPITEPYICQVFKSEATNQWMVAIAVPIWNLQNDKVLGVLARTTHLDQLLSSYDESIRGDSENSGDRKIALIDNRDGKVLAHPRMTANNLRKMSRHQVDRLVLKENHFDQLQSFKLAQKKKQTDPLSAMISDYHDPVEAVLSIDDKDNVWLAAFSPIGMTGWTAVVQERRSMALRPVTEMRSWLIQYGLIVLATSCLLVFTVWYFVMRVLTERRAWDWARQQSEKRTDQGSTSSSSWPNQHRE from the coding sequence ATGAATCAATCAGAATCTAAAGAGGATTTGCCGCTCGCTGAGGATCAACAACCTGTGGAGGTTGGTGGACGGGAGATTGAGTCAGGTGACGTAGATTCTCATAATAAAACGCTGAAACAATCTTCAGAAGAAAGGTCGCACGCTGCTAATTTAAGCAAAGATGGGCGTTCCTTACCAGCCAAAATACCAGGCTATATCATCATTCGCTCTTTGGGAGAAGGGTCTTATGGATCGGTCTGGCTTGCACAGGAGGAAAACACTGGCAAGTATGTTGCAATTAAGTTTTATACTTATCGACGCGGTCTGGATTGGTCGCTCTTGAATCGAGAAGTAGAAAAACTCGCTGAGTTGTACACATCCCGACATATTATCAGCCTTCAGGGAGTTGGTTGGAACAGTGATCCGCCGTATTACATGATGGAATACCTTGAAAATGGTTCTCTATTATCCTTTTTAGATTCAGGTCCTCTTCCTGTCTCTGAAGCGGTTCGTATTGCGAAAACCGTTTTGCTTGCGCTGGTACATGCACATGGTCGTGGTATTTTGCATTGTGATCTCAAACCGGCTAATGTTTTACTCGACGCTAATTTTGAACCAAGGTTATGTGATTTCGGGCAATCACGCCTTTCAGATGAGCAAAGTCCCTCTCTCGGAACTCTATTCTACATGGCCCCCGAGCAAGCCGACTTAGAGGCAATACCCGATTCGCGCTGGGATGTGTACGCTTTGGGAGCTTTGCTATATCAGATGTTATGTGGAAAAGCTCCCTATCGAACACCTGAGAATGAGCTATCAATTCGAAAGTTGGATTCACTCGAGGCCAAATTGGAGGCATATCGAGATTTAATACGATCTTCTCCTCGTCCTGCTGAGCATCGAAAGGTTTCTGGTGTTGATCGACGTTTAGTTGAGATTGTTGATCGGTGCCTTGAGACCGATCCCAAAAAGCGGTTTCCCAACGCACAAGCCGTACTGACAAATTTACTGCAAAGAGAACAACATCGCGCGAGAAGGCCTCTTATCGCGTTAGGCGTAATTGGTCCTTTATTATTAATACTAGGGCTCATACCTGTTGCAGGTGCAGCGGTAAGTCAGATGGAAAATAGATTTCGAGAAAATCTGACAGAACGAGCCTTAAGAAGCGATTCCATTACTGCCAATCTATTGGCACAAAATGTGGCGCGGGATTTACAGGACCGTCAGGATCAACTTGTAGATCTATCTAAAAGAACATTGTTGAGATCATTACTGGAAGACAAAGAAACACCAGAAGAAAAACAATCATATGCGAAGTTAATTGACTATTTGGAGCAAGAGAAAGCACTGGTTGACGAGAAGCGATCGGCATTAAATCGAGAGAAGGATACAAGTTGGTTTATTACTAATGATAAGGGAAAGCAAATTTGGCGTAACCCTGTAGGACCTACTATTGGTCAGAACTTTTCCTATCGAGATTACTTTCACGGGCATGGTAAAGAGTATGAAAAAGGAAATGCTCCGAAATCAATTAAACCAATTACTGAACCTTATATTTGTCAGGTTTTCAAGAGTGAGGCGACTAATCAATGGATGGTGGCTATAGCCGTTCCGATTTGGAATTTGCAAAACGATAAAGTATTAGGAGTCTTAGCTAGAACTACACATCTCGACCAATTACTGTCAAGCTATGATGAAAGTATACGAGGGGATTCAGAAAACAGTGGAGATCGAAAAATTGCGTTGATAGACAATCGAGATGGAAAAGTGCTGGCTCATCCAAGAATGACTGCAAATAATTTACGAAAAATGAGTCGTCATCAAGTAGACCGTTTAGTTCTCAAAGAGAATCATTTTGATCAATTACAATCATTTAAACTGGCACAGAAAAAAAAACAAACTGATCCATTGTCAGCAATGATCAGTGATTATCATGACCCTGTTGAAGCTGTGCTTTCAATTGATGACAAGGATAATGTCTGGTTAGCAGCGTTCTCACCAATTGGAATGACTGGTTGGACAGCGGTCGTTCAGGAGCGTCGGAGTATGGCGCTGCGTCCTGTTACAGAAATGAGAAGTTGGTTGATCCAATATGGTTTGATTGTATTGGCAACGAGCTGTCTTTTAGTGTTTACTGTCTGGTATTTTGTGATGAGAGTTTTGACAGAACGGCGTGCCTGGGATTGGGCTCGTCAACAGTCTGAAAAACGAACAGATCAAGGTTCCACTTCGTCATCCAGTTGGCCTAATCAACACCGTGAATAA
- the rfbB gene encoding dTDP-glucose 4,6-dehydratase codes for MKQILVTGGCGFIGSNFIRYELSEYPGVSITNLDKLTYAGNLENLKEFESDSRYNFVRGDIADHDFVNSLLSSTHFDAVVNFAAESHVDRSILDSGPFIQTNIVGTQVLLDAFRKHNINRFIQVSTDEVYGSLGAEGFFTEETPIAPNSPYSASKAAADLLVRSYVKTFQLPAIITRCSNNYGPYQFPEKLIPLFISNAMEDKPVPVYGEGTNVRDWIHVLDHCRGIDATLRKGAIGEVYNFGGNSEMQNIKITKLLLGLLGKPETLIKYVTDRPGHDLRYAIDCRKAKLELGWEPEIEFQSGLEGTIKWYQDNQEWVNRIRSGDYLKFYDQQYGNRLKS; via the coding sequence ATGAAACAAATATTAGTTACTGGCGGGTGTGGATTTATCGGATCGAATTTTATTCGCTACGAACTCTCCGAGTATCCTGGGGTTTCAATTACAAATCTCGACAAATTGACTTACGCTGGCAATCTAGAGAACCTGAAAGAGTTTGAGTCTGACTCACGCTACAATTTTGTAAGGGGAGATATTGCAGATCATGATTTTGTGAATTCTCTTTTGAGTTCAACGCATTTTGATGCGGTTGTTAACTTTGCAGCAGAATCACATGTAGACCGTAGTATTCTTGATTCAGGCCCCTTTATTCAAACCAATATCGTAGGAACGCAAGTTCTGCTTGATGCATTTCGCAAGCACAATATCAATCGATTCATTCAAGTTTCTACCGATGAAGTTTATGGTAGCTTGGGAGCAGAGGGATTCTTTACTGAGGAGACTCCTATCGCCCCTAATAGTCCTTATTCTGCTTCCAAAGCTGCAGCAGATTTATTGGTTCGCAGTTATGTCAAAACGTTTCAATTACCTGCGATCATCACTCGTTGTTCAAATAATTACGGCCCTTATCAATTTCCAGAAAAGTTGATTCCACTCTTCATTTCCAACGCGATGGAAGATAAACCAGTACCAGTCTATGGTGAAGGCACGAATGTTCGTGACTGGATTCATGTGCTTGACCATTGCCGTGGTATTGATGCCACATTAAGAAAAGGAGCTATAGGCGAAGTTTACAATTTCGGTGGTAATTCAGAGATGCAAAATATCAAAATCACGAAATTGCTACTCGGTTTACTGGGAAAGCCAGAAACTTTAATCAAATACGTCACAGACCGTCCAGGCCACGATCTACGTTATGCGATTGATTGCCGTAAAGCGAAATTAGAATTAGGCTGGGAACCAGAGATAGAATTTCAATCTGGATTAGAAGGCACGATTAAATGGTATCAAGATAATCAGGAGTGGGTTAATCGAATTCGTTCTGGGGACTATCTGAAATTTTATGATCAACAATATGGAAATCGTTTAAAGTCCTAG
- the prfB gene encoding peptide chain release factor 2 (programmed frameshift), protein MDHELKDKCNGIIDRIVKLRDSLDYEAKKKRASEINELMGAAGFWDNQEKAQALVNEMQQLQLIVKPLTELVTGADDLEVLLEFIEEEGSAESIPELSATGDRLSDLLDQLELQAMMSAPEDGSATYLSIQAGEGGTDSSDWAEMLLRMYLRWCERRGFKVELLDRSDAEEAGIRSATIRIEGDYAYGYLKGETGNHRLIRISPFDSAGRRHTSFAAVDVSPDMGEIAEIEINWDQDVREDTYRASGAGGQHINKTDSAIRLTHLATGVVVQCQNNRSQHKNRAEARKMLKAKLFKIEEEKRDAELAAKRGGKSKIGFGGQTVRNYVLHPEQYVKDARTGYKAGNPGPILDGDLDGFLESFLRWGMSGD, encoded by the exons ATGGACCATGAACTTAAAGATAAATGTAATGGAATTATTGATCGCATTGTAAAACTACGAGACTCTCTT GACTATGAAGCAAAAAAGAAACGCGCATCCGAGATTAACGAACTCATGGGGGCAGCCGGTTTTTGGGATAATCAGGAGAAAGCCCAGGCGTTAGTAAACGAAATGCAACAACTTCAACTGATTGTCAAACCATTGACAGAACTGGTTACTGGCGCTGATGATCTTGAAGTCCTACTGGAATTTATTGAGGAAGAAGGCAGCGCAGAGAGTATCCCTGAACTCTCTGCGACTGGAGACAGACTTTCAGATTTACTAGATCAACTTGAACTTCAAGCAATGATGTCAGCACCGGAAGATGGTTCTGCCACTTATCTCAGTATCCAGGCAGGAGAAGGGGGAACCGATTCTTCAGACTGGGCAGAGATGTTATTACGGATGTATTTACGATGGTGTGAACGACGGGGTTTCAAAGTAGAGCTACTTGATCGATCTGATGCGGAAGAAGCAGGCATCCGCAGCGCAACAATCCGTATCGAAGGTGATTATGCATATGGCTATCTGAAAGGTGAGACAGGAAACCATCGTTTAATTCGGATCAGTCCTTTTGATTCAGCAGGAAGGCGTCATACTTCATTTGCGGCCGTTGATGTCTCTCCTGATATGGGTGAAATCGCAGAAATTGAAATCAACTGGGATCAAGATGTTCGTGAAGATACTTATCGTGCCAGTGGAGCAGGGGGGCAACATATTAATAAAACAGATTCCGCCATCCGCTTAACTCATCTCGCAACTGGCGTTGTTGTACAATGCCAGAACAATCGGAGCCAACATAAAAATCGAGCTGAAGCACGTAAAATGTTAAAGGCGAAATTATTCAAAATTGAAGAAGAAAAGCGGGATGCTGAACTAGCTGCCAAACGGGGAGGAAAATCTAAAATCGGATTTGGAGGCCAAACCGTTCGCAATTATGTTTTACACCCAGAACAATATGTAAAGGATGCTCGTACCGGATATAAAGCCGGTAACCCCGGCCCCATTCTAGATGGTGATCTGGACGGATTTCTGGAATCATTCCTTCGGTGGGGAATGTCAGGGGACTAA
- a CDS encoding adenylate/guanylate cyclase domain-containing protein yields MVYGSNHQQSCKFSLETGQELVLGRSVDADVQVLWDDRISRKHALLTVQEKQISVKKFAAAENHIYSFGEESDELLLEVGNSFVIGSTTFQLVDSASSFSSPRESPLEEVTFKPNELLKVKYRDADQRIDVLAHLPELIMDARNDADLFHRLVTMLLSGVKHAEAVAVVRLNDENRVEVPFWERRRQTQGNFRPSGRLVLEAVKKSKRTVLHVWAARDELEHQEDYTAVAEFDWAFCTPIEDGASGNWGLYVAGELNHPYQVAVPQGVSGIELQADVKFTELVASIIKSVRRLNQLERQQAGLRQFFAPPILSAIGDNLDTDILEPRECDVTVLFCDLRGFSQHAEDSSGDLIGLLDRVSQALGIMTSHILEFGGVTGDFQGDAALGFWGWPFSSDLAPLDACRAALAIRAAFEQINLQANHPLADFRMGIGIAHGKAVAGKIGTSDQVKVTVFGPVVNLASRLEGLTKHLRVPVLMDETTAQIVKTKLDQREGRVRKLAQILPYGMEKPVIVSELLPPESKLDSLSNEQVVCYETAVNSFIQGNWEEAFRLLHEIPPSDRAQDFLAQQITRNNRVAPTDWDGTIRFDSK; encoded by the coding sequence ATGGTATATGGATCGAATCATCAGCAGTCTTGTAAATTCAGTCTGGAGACCGGTCAGGAGCTTGTGTTGGGCCGATCAGTTGATGCCGATGTTCAAGTGCTATGGGATGACCGAATTTCCCGTAAACATGCGCTTTTGACTGTGCAGGAGAAGCAGATTTCCGTAAAAAAATTTGCCGCTGCTGAGAACCATATTTACTCATTTGGGGAAGAGTCTGATGAGCTTCTTCTTGAGGTCGGCAACTCTTTCGTAATCGGTTCAACAACTTTTCAATTGGTTGATTCTGCTTCCAGCTTTTCATCACCCCGCGAATCACCATTGGAAGAGGTCACATTCAAACCAAATGAACTGCTCAAAGTCAAGTACCGTGATGCCGATCAAAGAATTGATGTTTTAGCACATTTGCCCGAATTGATTATGGATGCGAGAAACGATGCGGATTTATTTCATCGTTTAGTGACCATGTTATTATCAGGTGTAAAGCATGCGGAGGCTGTGGCCGTTGTGCGGCTAAATGATGAAAATCGAGTGGAAGTACCCTTCTGGGAAAGACGACGCCAAACGCAGGGAAATTTTCGGCCGAGCGGGCGGTTAGTATTGGAAGCTGTGAAAAAAAGTAAACGAACTGTTTTACATGTCTGGGCAGCTAGGGATGAATTAGAGCATCAGGAAGATTATACAGCCGTTGCCGAATTTGATTGGGCTTTTTGTACTCCAATTGAAGATGGTGCATCTGGAAACTGGGGACTCTATGTTGCTGGAGAATTAAACCACCCTTATCAAGTTGCGGTTCCCCAGGGAGTCAGTGGGATAGAACTTCAGGCGGATGTGAAATTTACAGAGCTCGTTGCTTCAATCATTAAGTCAGTGCGCAGGCTTAATCAATTGGAACGACAGCAGGCAGGTTTAAGACAATTCTTTGCGCCTCCGATTCTGTCTGCCATCGGAGATAATCTTGATACTGATATCCTTGAACCCAGGGAATGTGATGTTACGGTTTTGTTTTGTGACTTGAGAGGTTTTAGTCAGCACGCGGAAGATTCATCGGGCGATTTAATTGGTTTGCTGGACAGAGTCAGTCAAGCGTTGGGGATCATGACCTCGCATATATTAGAATTTGGAGGAGTAACTGGTGATTTTCAAGGCGATGCGGCATTGGGATTCTGGGGGTGGCCCTTCTCGTCAGATTTGGCGCCTCTTGATGCCTGCCGAGCTGCGTTAGCGATTCGAGCTGCCTTTGAGCAGATCAATTTGCAAGCCAATCACCCACTTGCTGATTTTCGTATGGGAATTGGGATTGCCCATGGAAAGGCAGTCGCAGGTAAGATTGGGACGAGCGATCAGGTGAAAGTGACAGTTTTTGGACCAGTCGTCAATCTGGCCAGTCGTCTGGAAGGTTTGACGAAACACTTGCGTGTTCCGGTTTTAATGGATGAGACAACGGCACAAATCGTAAAGACCAAGCTGGATCAACGTGAAGGTCGGGTTCGTAAACTAGCGCAAATCTTACCATACGGGATGGAAAAGCCTGTTATCGTTAGTGAGCTTCTTCCACCAGAATCAAAATTAGACTCGCTCAGTAATGAACAAGTTGTGTGTTACGAGACAGCTGTGAATTCTTTTATTCAAGGCAACTGGGAAGAAGCATTTCGATTGCTGCATGAA
- a CDS encoding UDP-glucose dehydrogenase family protein — protein MKIAVIGTGYVGLVTGTCFSESGNHVTCVDINEKKIQQLESGIIPIYEPGLEEMVKRNIKARRLFFTSNYEESIPDAKCIFIAVGTPQGSDGSANLESLWKVANVLAPHLSEEAIVVIKSTVPVGTNRKLAELLESLTGRVVDVASNPEFLKEGTAIDDFSKPDRVVVGVSRPEVSATLHELYQPFLRTENPFLSMELESAEMTKYVANCMLATKISFINEMANLCERVGADINQVRRGIGHDQRIGFSFLFPGVGYGGSCFPKDVSALISVAQHQNMEPTILNAVDRVNVAQKKVLFKKISDYFKGDLEGKTVALWGLAFKPKTDDIREAPSLVLIDELLQAGVKLKVHDPVAMENVKAHYGDKLSYFDHHYDTLEGADALAIVTEWNEFRHADFDYVLHRLSTPVIFDGRNLYDPQKMKQKGIDYFGIGLSSVK, from the coding sequence ATGAAAATTGCAGTTATTGGCACTGGATATGTTGGTCTAGTGACAGGAACATGTTTTTCTGAAAGTGGAAATCATGTTACTTGCGTTGACATCAACGAAAAAAAAATTCAACAGCTCGAGTCTGGCATAATCCCGATCTATGAACCAGGGTTGGAAGAAATGGTCAAGCGTAATATCAAAGCGCGGCGATTATTTTTTACTAGCAATTATGAAGAATCAATTCCTGACGCAAAATGCATATTCATCGCTGTTGGAACTCCTCAAGGTTCAGATGGCTCTGCGAATCTGGAGAGTCTCTGGAAGGTGGCTAATGTATTAGCTCCTCATTTGTCTGAAGAAGCGATCGTCGTGATTAAAAGCACGGTCCCTGTCGGTACTAATCGTAAATTAGCAGAACTACTTGAATCTTTGACGGGAAGAGTCGTTGATGTAGCTTCCAACCCTGAATTTCTAAAAGAGGGAACTGCCATTGATGATTTTTCCAAGCCTGACCGAGTGGTCGTCGGCGTTTCTCGTCCGGAAGTCTCAGCAACATTACATGAGCTCTATCAACCATTTTTGCGCACAGAGAACCCATTCCTCTCAATGGAACTGGAAAGTGCGGAAATGACCAAATACGTCGCAAACTGTATGCTGGCGACAAAAATCAGTTTTATTAATGAAATGGCAAATCTGTGTGAGCGTGTTGGTGCAGATATCAATCAGGTTCGACGAGGAATAGGACATGACCAGCGAATTGGCTTTTCTTTTCTTTTTCCAGGCGTAGGGTATGGAGGGTCTTGTTTCCCGAAAGATGTCTCAGCTCTGATTTCTGTTGCACAACACCAAAATATGGAGCCAACTATTCTGAATGCCGTAGATCGAGTCAATGTCGCACAGAAAAAAGTGTTATTTAAAAAAATCAGCGATTATTTTAAAGGAGATTTGGAAGGAAAGACCGTTGCACTCTGGGGACTCGCTTTCAAACCCAAAACAGATGACATCAGAGAAGCTCCCTCTTTGGTCTTGATTGACGAATTATTGCAAGCAGGTGTTAAGCTGAAAGTACATGACCCAGTTGCTATGGAGAATGTTAAAGCTCATTATGGAGACAAACTTTCTTATTTTGATCATCATTATGATACTCTGGAAGGGGCCGATGCGTTAGCCATCGTCACTGAATGGAATGAGTTCCGACATGCCGATTTTGATTACGTCCTTCACAGATTATCAACTCCCGTTATTTTTGATGGCCGAAATCTTTACGATCCGCAAAAAATGAAACAAAAAGGAATTGATTACTTCGGAATTGGGCTCAGTTCTGTAAAGTAA